From Aegilops tauschii subsp. strangulata cultivar AL8/78 chromosome 5, Aet v6.0, whole genome shotgun sequence:
CGGCCCGCCCTTATTCTCAATATTTCCATCAGACTCAACATCAAGTCATCTTCAATGCAAAAGGTGCCAAATCATTGATTCCTTGAAAACAGGATGCTTGTCTTCACAAGTTAGCAGCATGACAGCACAAGATGATGTCACATCCAAGTGTCAATAATACATTGAGCAGAATAACAGAGTGCCCTCAAGTGCCCCCATTGTAGCCAAGGACTTAGCCATTGATGATGGTGTCGAATTCCCTATGGTATAATTTGCCAGGCATAAGCCTGCGAGCCAACTGCCTTGAAACCACAAGGAACGACCCAGTCTGGACGTATGTTGGCATTCAGGTGCATCTACATGGATCTCAGAACATCAGTATCGAAATGAAAGGCAGAACGTTCCAGGACAGATATCAAAATGGACAGCAGAAACGCATTTATCAATAAAAACACCAGGGTGATCAACTACAACCATCAAGAATGGGCAACAGACAAGATTATGTAAGGACACAAACTGTTTTTCATCAACTGCTGATTAGTATGACTTTGGCGGACCGAATGTACATTTGCTTCTTAAACTAAAGAGATATACCAAATATAactagaattgaagaatgagcttaAATGTGTCTCCATGCTACATGCTATGGTGCTAACAAAAATTTATATATAAATCTGCCTCTATGTTTCTTAGATTATTTGAGTCTTAGCGCTATACCTAATTGCTGAAAATAGTTCTTAATCCAATATATGATTAGGGAAAAGAGTTCACAACACACAGATTGAACAGAACAAATTAAGGATGGGGAATGCATATCACATATGGGGTTCACCAAGTACAAACAGGTAACAACCCCTTGTAGTCTGCCACAAGCAACAAGCAGCAATATATCGAAAAACGCTGTAATGAGGACACTGGCAGTAGGCCGATAGCTCATCGATCTACACTCTCTATAACCCTAAACAGAACAATGCGAGCGTGTTCACTATGAGTGATGAGAAAGCAAACCAGGGAAATTGTTCATACTACCTGATAATAAGCATGATAACACGGCACGGACAAATGAGACCAGGTTCGCAACAAGAAATTATTCATTGACCAACTCATAAAATTTCTAGGAACATTTATCTTAGAATACAGACGCTATCTTAGAAGCACGCTAGAAGCATACGCTGAAGCTCAGTCATCGTCCTCGTCGCTCTCGTCGCTGAAGTAACCTTTCCTCTTCTCCTTCCTCGCCGCCTTGGCCTTGGCCCTGCCCTCCTTCTCGGCCgccttctcctcctcccccctcgtGTCCACCACCGACGCCCACCTGTCGTCCTCGAAcgccgcggcgacggcgtcgtCGTCCTCGTCTGACTGCCAGGAGGGCCCGTCCCCTTCCCCGCCCCCGCTtccgcggccgccgccgccgccacggccaCCAGCAGCGCCGCCCCCGCGGCGCGACTTCTTCGAGGGCGGCGGCCGCTCGCGGGGGCCGAGCTGGTTGCGGGGGCACTCGTAGGAGAGGTGGCCCTCCCCGCCGCACTCGTAGCAGTGCGACTTGTCGCGGTACTCGCGGCGGCGGATGAACTGCGCGGCGCGGCCGTTGTCCTCGGCGATGGAGGCGGCGAGGGTGCGGCCGTTGAGCACCTTGCCGTGCATCTCGGCGGCCGCCGCCACGGCGTCCTCCCGTCGGACGAAGAGCACGAAGGCGACCCCCTTGCTGCGGCGGGACTCGCGGTCCTTGAGGACCGTGACGCGGGCCACCTTCCCGAAGCGGGAGAAGAGGGTGTGCAGGTCGGAGTTGGTGAGCGCGAAGTCCAGGTTGGAGACGTACACCGTGGACTTGGACGGCGCGAGCCCGCCcgagccgctgccgccgcccctGCCGCCCCCGCCGTGGCCGCCCGACGCGGGCAAGCTGGAGGGGGCGCCGGCGGAGGAGGAGGGCATCGGGTAGCGGTAGAGGAAGCTGTCGTCCTCGCCGTCGGAGTCGGAGCCCTGCCGCCGCCGGCGAGACATTTTCGCCGTCCTGCCCCCCTGCGGCTGTTCCCCCCTCCTCTCCTTTTTTTTAGAGAGAGAACCCTACGGTAGAGGAAAGCCTTGTTTCTCCATGAGCCCGTGAAAGAGCAGGATAGCGGTGGCTATGGGCCTTCGCATAAGAGTGGGCTGACTCGTGCTTAATTTTCGGCCCATCATATACTTCCCTTTTTTTTCATCCATGGCATCAGACTAGTCATCCATGTGAGAAATATTTGGGTATGCCAAGTGATGTTGGCAACTCCTTTTTTGAAAACAAGTGATGTTGACAACTCAAAAAATGGTGCTTTCAAATATTTGTACTAGACGAATCTCCGCGTCATGGTGCAAACTATGGAAAATACAAGTTCCCTCAAAGACTAGAGTTTTTCTTTGGAGGCTCGCACAACAATCAATACCATCAACAGATTTGCTTCACCACTGGAACATGGGCACGTCCAACATTTGTGTTCTGTGTGGCAGCGAAGATTCATGACGACATTCATTAATGGAATGCACCATGTCAAGATGTGTTTGGGCACTTGAGGATGAAGAGCTAGTCACTACAATAAGTGAGACAACGGAGCCAGATGCGCGCTGATGGATTTTCACGGTAATGGAGAAGCTCCTTGATCCGGCCTTCATCAGGGTACTTGTCACACTATCGCGGCTATATGGCATGCTAGACGGAAGGCGATTCACGAGCATGATTTCCAGAGCCCGTCCAGTACACATTTGGTTTATCGATCATTTCATCACGGAGATATCTGCCGGCAAGCCGACTAGGCAAGGGCGTGCACAAGCTGAGACAAACGAGCCGCGATGAACTCCAACGCAGGGCCATTACCAATCCTCTAGACATGGCGCGGTGGGCGTCATCTGCAGAGGAGAGAGGTGtttagagtaacataatatgttactgtaacatagcgcttCCCAAGAAAGGATGAGTCTACAAGCTAATAAATGAAGTCATCTATGATACTACTATTATGTTACTTTGCACTATGGAgatagtaacttagactagtgtcatatgcatgacactagtataagttactccccactatgaccagcctaaagGCACTGAAGGAAAACATGCTCATATCATCAAGGAGATCAAGTTAATGTCCTTAGATTTAAGGTCTTGTTCTTTTTATTTTCGAACGTAGAGTTTCGAATATCAAGGCGCATAGCCTCGCTAGATACGCGCTTAGCCTTTCAGTTGGTCGTCATGTTTGGCTTCTTCAACGTCCAGACCTAAGCTGTACTGTATTCCTTCTTGAGTAATAAAGCGTGTGTGAAGCCTAAAAAAACCTAGTCATCCATGTTTTTTTAAAGACCATTCATTCAAAAAAAATTTAGTACTAAGGAGTATTAATTCATTAGTTGGACCAAGACCATGCAAAAGTCAAGAGGGGGGAAATCCGTGAAGGAGAATTAAAGCACCATTTTTCTTCTGAAAAGCATACGATGTGACGATTACACACCACTTGACTGACTAGTATGAACAGGGAAGGGGTTAACAAACAAGCAAAACGATCCTTGAATGCCCATCGATCGGTGAGAGTGGCTCTTTGTGATTCACGGCACCGCATGGAACTTCGCGCCGTCCAATCCAATCCAATCCAATCCGGGCGGTTAATTACCAGCAGCGAGTGAAACACCTGTGTAGACCACACGCCTACTTAAACCACCCACCCCTGACCTCCACCAAACCCCACACAATCTGCCACCACCCAGACGAGCTCTCTGAaccccgccggccggccgcccGCCATGGCAACGGTGAGCAACCAATCTcacctcctccatcttcttcttcttcttcttcctccgatCCATGATCCGTCCATGGATTCTGGCTCCTCTTGGCAGGAGGGAGCCAAGCACGCGCGGTTCAGCCTCCAGGTGGACATGCAGTGCCGGTGCATGGGCTGCGTCGGCAAGGTCGAGAAGGCCATGGCCGCCGTCGGCAGCTTCACCGGTAGGGCACCAACGCATTTGCACATCCTTCCTGACATGACATGATGACACTCTCGTTTGATTTTGCCTCTATTTTCTCCCTGAAAAACCCTTTGATTGACGGTGACACCCGGGGACATCCATTTTGCTTGGTTTTCGGTTCGGCAGGGGTCGAGACGGCGGTGGGGGACGTCAATGCTGGGGTCGTGGCCGTGGCGGGGAAGGTGGACCCGGCGGAGCTCTGCCAGTGGCTCAAGAGGAAGACGAGGAAGGATGTCAAGATCGTCTGCCCTCATCCGCCGGCTGAGAATCATAAGCAGGTATGTATCTAGTATCTTGTTTTTCTCTAGTGCTACCTTCAGATTGAAAGATCATGTGTGCCACCAGTGTTCTGTGTCATATCCAAACGAATGTACTAGTTCTGAAGTTTGATATGTTCCGTACTTTGCTTCGTAGAATGATAATACAGAGATCAAATGCACGCCAACACCACACACACCCAAGGCAGGATACAGAGATCAAATTGCATGAAAAGTAGAAACCGGAGAACTTATGGGTATAAAACCGTTATAAAGGAAGAGATAAATCTGCAGGTCCAAAAGAGTGAATTTGATTGACAGATTTTACAAGTTCAGATAGTGACTTTTTTTTCCAGTTTCCACAATTACTTCCTCAACTCGGACTAAACCTGCTACTTGTTTGCAGAAAATGATACTGGTCCTGGGAGGCAGTTCAAGAATCGAGAACACTACACCTTCAGCTCCACCGCTACCGCAACATTTCTCCAGCGCTCTAGCACCATCAGGAGTTCAGTCTGGCCACGAGGACCTGCATCTGATCGAGGAGAAGATCAGAGACCTCGAGAGGGCCAGGGATGCGTTGAAGGTCAGGAGCCTGAAGAACGAGCTGACTGCAGCCAAGTCTGAGCTGAAACAATCAAGGGAAGTGATCAGCAACAGTAAGAAGGCTCTGCTAGATAGTGCCCTGAGCCAGCTCGACGCGTTCAAGAAACTAGAATCACTCACTCAGGCCACCATGTGACTGAGCCTATTCAGTCCATGGTTTCGCCGTTATGCTCTTTAGTACCAGCATGGCCGGTGTAAACCCTGCTGGATGTTTTGGTATATCTGTCACTGCATTTCATTTCATTCACTG
This genomic window contains:
- the LOC109782065 gene encoding uncharacterized protein, producing MDSGSSWQEGAKHARFSLQVDMQCRCMGCVGKVEKAMAAVGSFTGVETAVGDVNAGVVAVAGKVDPAELCQWLKRKTRKDVKIVCPHPPAENHKQKMILVLGGSSRIENTTPSAPPLPQHFSSALAPSGVQSGHEDLHLIEEKIRDLERARDALKVRSLKNELTAAKSELKQSREVISNSKKALLDSALSQLDAFKKLESLTQATM
- the LOC109782079 gene encoding uncharacterized protein, whose protein sequence is MSRRRRQGSDSDGEDDSFLYRYPMPSSSAGAPSSLPASGGHGGGGRGGGSGSGGLAPSKSTVYVSNLDFALTNSDLHTLFSRFGKVARVTVLKDRESRRSKGVAFVLFVRREDAVAAAAEMHGKVLNGRTLAASIAEDNGRAAQFIRRREYRDKSHCYECGGEGHLSYECPRNQLGPRERPPPSKKSRRGGGAAGGRGGGGGRGSGGGEGDGPSWQSDEDDDAVAAAFEDDRWASVVDTRGEEEKAAEKEGRAKAKAARKEKRKGYFSDESDEDDD